In Thermococcus camini, a genomic segment contains:
- a CDS encoding NADH-quinone oxidoreductase subunit K: MISVYYFGAISLILIGLYAVLVKKNLLKMLIGLSIMETGVNLLLVSVGYVAGRSAPILSEGIGPNQAVDPIPQALVLTAIVIGVATTAMALSVAMILHEKYGTLNVEEIRRLRG; the protein is encoded by the coding sequence ATGATTTCAGTCTACTACTTCGGTGCCATCTCCCTCATACTGATAGGCCTCTACGCCGTCCTCGTTAAGAAGAACCTCCTTAAGATGCTCATCGGGCTCAGTATAATGGAGACCGGCGTGAACCTCCTCCTGGTCAGCGTCGGCTACGTTGCCGGAAGGAGCGCGCCCATACTGAGCGAGGGGATCGGGCCGAACCAGGCCGTTGATCCGATTCCCCAGGCGCTGGTTCTCACGGCAATAGTCATAGGCGTTGCCACCACAGCTATGGCCCTTAGCGTCGCCATGATACTCCACGAAAAGTACGGAACCCTTAACGTTGAGGAGATAAGGAGGTTGAGAGGATGA
- a CDS encoding Na(+)/H(+) antiporter subunit B yields MLKRALAIISLLLIGYWIAQGLAGVPFGQDRMLVAQYYLDHVKEQTGAVNAVTAIVVNYRGFDTLGEVTVLFIASTGVGALLWRRKKQRTARTEGSIVLTTGTRLLVPFVMLFGAYIFIHGHLTPGGGFPGGATIATAFLLLYMAFTTYEIPHRAFEKTEGAVGMAYVLVGLIGLAIGGYFLYDWIWQDWGFGVDNIGRLLSGGFIPIIYTIIGLKVGTELSGIIDNMLKEEVSE; encoded by the coding sequence ATGCTCAAGCGTGCGCTCGCGATAATTTCCCTGCTCCTCATAGGCTACTGGATCGCCCAGGGGCTGGCGGGAGTCCCCTTCGGGCAGGACAGGATGCTCGTTGCCCAGTACTACCTTGACCACGTTAAGGAACAGACCGGCGCGGTCAATGCCGTCACCGCAATAGTCGTTAACTACCGTGGATTCGATACCCTCGGTGAGGTCACCGTTCTGTTCATAGCCTCAACCGGAGTTGGAGCACTCCTCTGGAGGAGGAAGAAGCAGAGGACTGCCAGGACCGAGGGCTCAATAGTTCTCACGACCGGAACCAGGCTCCTCGTGCCGTTTGTGATGCTCTTCGGTGCGTACATCTTCATCCACGGACACCTCACCCCAGGTGGAGGATTCCCCGGCGGAGCCACCATAGCCACCGCGTTCCTGCTGCTCTACATGGCCTTTACCACCTACGAGATACCGCACAGGGCCTTCGAGAAGACCGAGGGCGCGGTCGGAATGGCCTACGTGCTCGTCGGCCTCATAGGCCTTGCCATAGGTGGCTACTTCCTCTACGACTGGATATGGCAGGACTGGGGCTTCGGCGTTGACAACATCGGCAGGCTCCTCAGCGGAGGATTCATCCCCATAATCTACACCATCATCGGCCTCAAGGTCGGCACCGAGCTGAGCGGAATCATCGACAACATGCTCAAGGAGGAGGTGAGCGAATGA
- a CDS encoding DUF4040 domain-containing protein, with amino-acid sequence MNCITCIEYIIVGIMIISAVLAVEWRDLLAAAVGMAAVSLFASLLFFMLQAPDVAMTEAAIGAALSGAIFIFAIKRTQRFETEEEEKPGWWVRW; translated from the coding sequence ATGAACTGCATAACCTGCATCGAGTACATCATAGTGGGCATAATGATAATCTCCGCAGTACTTGCCGTCGAGTGGAGGGACCTGCTCGCGGCGGCCGTTGGAATGGCGGCGGTCAGTCTATTCGCGTCGCTGCTGTTCTTCATGCTGCAGGCTCCGGACGTTGCGATGACAGAGGCAGCCATAGGCGCAGCGCTCAGCGGTGCGATATTCATCTTCGCCATCAAGAGGACCCAGCGCTTTGAGACCGAGGAAGAGGAGAAGCCCGGCTGGTGGGTGAGGTGGTGA
- the mnhG gene encoding monovalent cation/H(+) antiporter subunit G, producing the protein MNALTAIGEALVLIGTFFYFLSALGLIRMPDVYNRMQTSTKSATLGSLGVMVGVGIWALGTDFGSAAWLTKTVVIAIFLLLTNPISAHALIRAAYKSGVPLWEGSVVDKYREHLEAKEREEVEETPAEEGGEE; encoded by the coding sequence ATGAACGCCCTGACCGCGATAGGGGAAGCTCTCGTCCTCATAGGAACGTTCTTCTACTTCCTGTCGGCCCTGGGTCTCATCAGGATGCCCGACGTGTACAACAGAATGCAGACTTCAACCAAGAGCGCGACCCTTGGAAGCCTCGGCGTCATGGTTGGTGTTGGCATCTGGGCGCTCGGTACTGACTTCGGAAGCGCCGCCTGGCTCACCAAGACCGTGGTCATCGCGATCTTCCTGCTGCTCACCAACCCGATAAGCGCCCACGCCCTCATCAGGGCAGCGTACAAGAGCGGCGTACCCCTCTGGGAGGGCAGCGTTGTCGATAAGTACCGCGAGCACCTGGAGGCCAAGGAGAGGGAGGAAGTCGAAGAAACACCCGCTGAGGAGGGTGGTGAGGAATGA
- a CDS encoding monovalent cation/H+ antiporter complex subunit F: protein MIGINIYLALIAIATLLSVYRVFRGPTTVDRLVAVDIMTTITAGLMVLFALYYRRMIFLDVALVYAILAFGGVIAFARYMEGGL, encoded by the coding sequence ATGATAGGGATAAACATCTACCTCGCCCTGATAGCGATAGCAACGCTGCTCAGCGTGTACAGGGTTTTCAGGGGACCGACTACCGTCGACAGGCTCGTTGCGGTTGATATCATGACCACCATCACCGCGGGACTCATGGTGCTCTTCGCACTCTACTACAGGAGAATGATATTCCTCGACGTGGCCCTGGTCTACGCGATACTCGCCTTCGGTGGAGTCATAGCCTTCGCACGCTACATGGAGGGAGGACTATGA
- a CDS encoding Na+/H+ antiporter subunit E — MGEASKISRYLYTVIVLFLIWLAITASLDVQELGFGLLLSLIVAAFTYEIFTTNGLANLNPKRIAYMIAYIPYFLWAMIKANLDVAYRVLHPKRPIRPGIVKCKTVLNSDVGKLALANSITLTPGTITLDVDEDEYFIHWIWVPDEALTESEEEHVKASSEGITVPFEKFLKVIFG; from the coding sequence ATGGGAGAAGCAAGCAAAATAAGCAGATACCTGTACACGGTGATCGTGCTGTTCTTGATATGGCTGGCCATAACTGCCAGCCTGGACGTACAGGAGCTAGGATTCGGCCTACTGCTGTCGCTCATAGTCGCGGCATTCACCTACGAGATATTCACCACCAACGGCCTGGCGAACCTCAACCCCAAGAGGATAGCGTACATGATAGCGTACATACCCTACTTCCTGTGGGCAATGATTAAGGCCAACCTCGACGTTGCCTACAGGGTCCTCCACCCCAAGAGGCCCATAAGGCCCGGAATAGTGAAGTGCAAGACCGTCCTCAACAGCGATGTCGGAAAGCTCGCCCTGGCCAACTCGATAACACTTACGCCGGGAACAATAACCCTCGACGTCGACGAAGATGAATACTTCATCCACTGGATATGGGTTCCGGATGAGGCCCTGACCGAGAGCGAAGAGGAGCACGTTAAGGCCTCCTCCGAGGGAATAACCGTTCCCTTCGAAAAGTTCCTGAAGGTGATCTTCGGATGA
- a CDS encoding radical SAM protein: MIEVHLPHVTFEDAGESIRLIWRETLYADFDKGELARIIRRKYRVEPEITVRNGAMVIDTDYSGIEKFVAIYIQNNLGALLRNRYTGRKVLYIHEGMEIPLLGYNAFGLIDRGTNLIQIRGVSGCNLSCVFCSVDEGPYSRTRKLDYVVDVDYLMKWFDEVARIKGKGLEAHLDGQGEPLIYPFRVELVQALREHPNVSVISMQSNGTLLTDKLIEELAEAGLDRVNLSLHSLDPDRARMLMGMKSYDLEHVLDMAEAMVNAGIDVLIAPVIIFGINDDEAEAFIEFARKIGAGKRWPALGFQNYIPYKFGRNPTIAKLVPFKDFYAWLRKLEEKTGMKPLVLKPKHFGMEKREFIPLSFRPGEIIKAEVVLPGRIKGEMLAKARNRLIEVINTDAEVGDRVRVRIVRTRHGIYIGTPV; encoded by the coding sequence ATGATCGAGGTTCACCTTCCCCACGTCACCTTTGAGGATGCCGGCGAGAGCATCAGGCTGATATGGAGAGAGACCCTCTACGCGGACTTCGACAAGGGTGAGCTGGCAAGGATTATACGGCGGAAGTACCGCGTTGAGCCCGAGATAACGGTACGCAACGGGGCCATGGTCATCGACACGGACTACTCTGGCATCGAGAAGTTCGTGGCGATATACATTCAGAACAACCTGGGGGCGCTGTTAAGAAACAGGTACACCGGCAGAAAGGTCCTGTACATTCACGAGGGAATGGAAATCCCCCTGCTCGGTTACAACGCCTTCGGCCTGATTGACAGGGGGACCAACCTGATTCAGATTCGCGGCGTGAGCGGCTGCAACCTCAGCTGCGTCTTCTGCTCCGTTGATGAGGGGCCGTATTCGAGGACGAGGAAGCTCGACTACGTGGTTGATGTTGACTACCTGATGAAATGGTTCGATGAAGTTGCGAGAATAAAGGGAAAAGGCTTGGAGGCCCACCTCGACGGCCAGGGGGAGCCACTGATCTACCCCTTCCGCGTTGAGCTTGTCCAGGCACTCCGGGAACACCCGAACGTGTCCGTAATCTCAATGCAGAGCAACGGGACACTCCTCACGGACAAACTCATCGAGGAGCTGGCGGAGGCCGGCCTCGACCGTGTGAACCTTTCGCTCCACTCCCTCGACCCGGACAGGGCCAGGATGCTCATGGGAATGAAAAGCTACGACCTTGAGCACGTTCTGGACATGGCCGAGGCCATGGTGAACGCTGGCATCGACGTCCTAATCGCCCCGGTCATAATATTCGGCATAAACGACGACGAGGCCGAGGCCTTCATCGAGTTTGCAAGGAAAATCGGTGCCGGGAAGCGCTGGCCGGCCCTCGGCTTCCAGAACTACATTCCCTACAAGTTCGGAAGGAACCCCACAATAGCGAAGCTCGTTCCCTTTAAGGACTTCTACGCCTGGCTCAGGAAGCTTGAGGAGAAAACCGGAATGAAACCGCTCGTCCTGAAGCCCAAACACTTCGGAATGGAGAAGAGAGAATTTATACCCCTCTCCTTCCGGCCGGGGGAAATCATCAAGGCGGAGGTCGTCCTCCCGGGCAGGATAAAGGGCGAGATGCTCGCGAAGGCCAGGAACCGTCTCATAGAGGTCATCAACACCGACGCCGAGGTTGGGGACAGAGTGAGGGTGCGGATAGTAAGGACGAGGCACGGCATTTACATCGGAACACCCGTTTAA
- the wecB gene encoding non-hydrolyzing UDP-N-acetylglucosamine 2-epimerase, producing MKPAFVFGTRPEIIKLAPVIRAFLDRGVEPLLIHTGQHYDYEMSSVFLEELEMPPIDHHLEVGSGTQAEQTGLAMIKIEKVLVDERPDVVLVQGDTNTVLAGALASVKLKIPVAHVEAGLRSFDRTMPEEINRILADHASEVLFPPTEEARKNLEREGITENVYVVGNTVVDAVLQNAEVAERKSDVLERFGLKPKEYVLITAHRAENTDRRENLERLIEILEGLPTRAVYPMHPRTRGRLEEFGLWERMASIENLTVTKPLGYLDFLKLEKNAFAIMTDSGGIQEEAIILNVPCLTLRYNTERPETVKAGGNVLVGLEKERALGYLQRLLKDGELYRKMAGAANPFGDGKAGERIAEILMGLYKEGKLKVKSSKFI from the coding sequence TTGAAACCAGCCTTTGTATTCGGAACCCGACCGGAGATAATAAAGCTCGCGCCGGTAATACGGGCGTTCCTTGATAGGGGCGTTGAGCCGCTCCTGATTCACACCGGACAGCACTACGACTACGAGATGAGCAGCGTCTTTCTGGAAGAGCTGGAGATGCCCCCCATAGACCATCACCTTGAGGTCGGTTCGGGAACGCAGGCCGAGCAGACGGGTCTCGCGATGATTAAGATCGAGAAGGTCCTGGTGGACGAGAGGCCAGACGTCGTGCTCGTTCAGGGGGACACCAACACCGTGCTGGCCGGGGCTCTAGCCAGCGTCAAGCTCAAAATCCCCGTTGCCCATGTGGAGGCAGGCCTCAGAAGCTTTGACCGGACGATGCCGGAGGAGATAAACAGGATTCTTGCAGACCACGCGAGCGAGGTTCTCTTCCCCCCAACGGAGGAGGCCCGGAAAAACCTGGAGCGCGAGGGCATAACTGAGAACGTTTACGTCGTTGGCAACACCGTTGTGGATGCCGTTCTTCAGAACGCGGAGGTGGCGGAGAGGAAGAGCGACGTTCTGGAAAGGTTCGGGCTGAAGCCGAAGGAGTACGTCCTCATCACCGCCCACCGCGCCGAGAACACCGACCGAAGGGAGAACCTTGAGAGACTCATTGAGATTCTGGAAGGGCTTCCAACAAGGGCGGTCTACCCGATGCATCCCCGCACGAGGGGCAGGCTCGAGGAGTTCGGCCTCTGGGAGAGGATGGCCTCGATAGAGAACCTGACCGTGACAAAGCCCCTCGGCTACCTCGACTTCTTGAAGCTCGAGAAGAATGCATTCGCGATAATGACCGACTCGGGCGGAATACAGGAGGAGGCCATAATCCTCAACGTACCCTGCCTAACGCTCCGGTACAACACCGAGAGGCCGGAAACGGTAAAGGCGGGCGGCAACGTTCTCGTGGGCCTGGAGAAAGAGCGCGCCCTGGGGTATCTCCAGAGACTCCTGAAGGATGGGGAGTTATACCGGAAAATGGCAGGGGCGGCGAATCCCTTCGGCGACGGGAAGGCCGGGGAGAGGATAGCGGAAATCCTGATGGGGCTGTACAAGGAGGGAAAGCTGAAGGTGAAAAGCTCGAAGTTCATCTAG
- a CDS encoding UDP-N-acetyl-D-mannosamine dehydrogenase, with translation MRDRIEKRMAEIAVIGLGYIGLPTAIMFANAGFNVTGYEIRKDVVERINSGKAHIVEPDIDDLLRKVIESGKLRATSNPADIREKDVYIICVQTPLREDRTPNLTYLESAVETVAKAMKPGALIVIESTIPPLTTVRMAEFIEELTGLKPGRDFYMVHAPERVMPGRIFRELVYNSRILGGITPESAEIAERLYRSFVKGQVFRTKSTVSEVVKLMENTFRDVNIALANEFAYLAHQYGINVFEAIELANSHPRVKIHVPGIGVGGHCLPKDPHLLVWPARDDFGLIRLAREINDGMPLLAKDLLFEALRTINLPPEKAVVAVLGLAYKGDSDDTRNSPASAFVEAIVDDVAEVRTYDPFVEGTHGSLEEALRGADAVVIATDHTVFRSLDWETLGKLMRNRVLIDGRHVVEMPPEGFVFKGVGRGEY, from the coding sequence ATGCGGGACAGGATAGAGAAGAGAATGGCAGAGATAGCCGTCATCGGCCTCGGGTACATAGGCCTCCCGACCGCGATAATGTTCGCCAATGCGGGCTTCAATGTTACCGGGTATGAAATAAGAAAAGATGTTGTTGAGAGAATAAACTCCGGAAAGGCCCATATAGTCGAGCCGGACATAGACGATCTCCTCAGGAAGGTCATTGAGAGCGGAAAGCTGCGGGCAACGTCGAACCCCGCAGACATCAGAGAAAAGGACGTTTACATAATCTGTGTCCAAACGCCCCTGAGGGAGGACAGGACGCCCAACCTCACCTATCTGGAAAGCGCCGTTGAAACCGTCGCAAAGGCTATGAAACCGGGCGCACTCATCGTTATCGAGAGCACCATTCCACCACTCACGACGGTTAGAATGGCCGAGTTCATCGAGGAGCTGACCGGATTGAAGCCGGGAAGGGATTTTTACATGGTCCACGCGCCGGAGAGGGTGATGCCGGGCAGGATATTCCGGGAGCTGGTGTACAACTCGCGCATTCTCGGTGGGATAACCCCCGAAAGCGCCGAGATTGCCGAAAGGCTCTACCGCTCCTTCGTCAAAGGACAGGTATTCAGGACAAAATCAACCGTCAGTGAGGTCGTCAAGCTCATGGAGAACACGTTCAGGGACGTTAACATCGCCCTCGCAAACGAGTTCGCATACCTCGCCCACCAGTACGGGATAAACGTCTTCGAGGCGATAGAACTGGCCAACAGCCACCCGCGCGTTAAAATCCACGTTCCGGGGATAGGCGTTGGCGGCCACTGCCTTCCAAAGGACCCCCACCTGCTCGTCTGGCCGGCGAGGGACGACTTTGGCCTCATAAGGCTCGCGCGGGAGATAAACGACGGTATGCCCCTCCTCGCCAAGGATCTTCTTTTCGAGGCGCTGAGAACCATCAACCTCCCGCCGGAAAAGGCCGTGGTCGCGGTCCTTGGGCTGGCTTACAAGGGGGACAGCGACGACACCAGGAACTCCCCCGCCTCCGCATTCGTGGAAGCCATCGTGGATGACGTGGCGGAGGTAAGAACCTATGACCCGTTCGTGGAAGGAACCCACGGGAGCCTTGAGGAGGCCCTGAGGGGCGCCGACGCGGTAGTAATAGCGACGGACCACACGGTCTTCAGATCCCTCGACTGGGAAACCCTCGGGAAGCTCATGCGGAACCGCGTTCTCATCGACGGCCGTCACGTGGTCGAGATGCCGCCCGAAGGGTTCGTCTTCAAAGGCGTTGGGAGGGGAGAGTATTGA
- a CDS encoding DUF354 domain-containing protein codes for MKVWIDITNSPHVHFFKGIIRELEKVGHEVLITTREFDGLTGILDMYGFDYYVVGRHGGATLEGKLVAGTERMYRLSKLIVEEKPDLALYKHSAEAPRVAFGLQIPSIGFVDNETAVGQNKLILPYTELLVFPKAIDAYELIRCGADPNGMRPINGFSELSHLYGFVPDRKVLNELGVRRNGYIVMRTEPVKANYFNGNGKSVLEDVIPLLPEVPIVLFPRTPEQRERFERFDNVVMPEEPVDSLSLLYYARLMIGAGGTMNREAIALGTPTISTYPGRLLAVTRWLVEKGVKFHSTDPVKVAMMAERMMGMNGSYRAYLRSVVSGFENPMDVILDEIETYEEFGTFSAMKIGEAGISEARNPGGYVGLNEGRDEKEQN; via the coding sequence ATGAAGGTATGGATCGACATAACAAACTCCCCTCACGTTCACTTCTTCAAGGGTATAATCAGGGAACTCGAAAAGGTCGGGCATGAGGTTTTAATAACCACGCGCGAATTCGACGGCCTCACGGGCATCCTCGATATGTACGGGTTTGATTACTACGTCGTCGGAAGGCACGGGGGTGCCACTCTCGAGGGCAAGCTCGTGGCCGGTACCGAGAGGATGTACCGCCTCAGCAAGCTCATTGTGGAGGAGAAGCCGGACCTGGCTCTGTACAAGCACTCCGCGGAGGCACCGCGCGTCGCCTTTGGTCTTCAGATTCCTTCGATAGGCTTCGTGGACAACGAAACCGCCGTTGGCCAGAACAAGCTTATACTCCCGTACACCGAACTTCTGGTGTTTCCCAAGGCCATAGACGCCTACGAACTGATCAGATGCGGCGCCGACCCCAACGGTATGAGGCCGATAAACGGCTTTTCCGAGCTGTCCCACCTCTACGGCTTCGTTCCAGACAGGAAGGTTCTGAACGAGCTCGGCGTCAGGAGGAACGGGTACATCGTCATGCGCACCGAGCCTGTTAAGGCCAACTACTTCAACGGGAACGGGAAGAGCGTACTTGAGGACGTTATACCCCTTCTACCGGAGGTGCCCATAGTTCTCTTCCCCAGGACCCCTGAGCAGAGGGAGCGCTTCGAGCGCTTTGACAACGTGGTCATGCCGGAGGAGCCCGTTGACAGCCTCAGCCTGCTCTACTACGCCAGGCTCATGATAGGGGCGGGCGGAACGATGAACCGTGAGGCCATAGCCCTTGGAACCCCCACGATCTCCACCTACCCCGGCAGACTGCTCGCGGTGACACGGTGGCTCGTCGAGAAGGGCGTCAAGTTCCACTCAACTGATCCTGTGAAGGTCGCTATGATGGCAGAGCGCATGATGGGGATGAACGGAAGCTACCGGGCGTACCTCAGGAGCGTTGTGAGCGGGTTTGAGAACCCAATGGACGTTATACTCGACGAGATCGAGACGTACGAAGAGTTCGGAACGTTCAGCGCGATGAAGATTGGGGAGGCAGGGATTTCAGAGGCCCGCAACCCTGGGGGTTACGTAGGCCTCAATGAGGGCCGCGACGAAAAGGAACAGAACTGA
- a CDS encoding stage II sporulation protein M — MDVLDVKVPKRTMGHLLLVFILSALGGYWAGAASPDTALEAVRRIIEQIGPISDSSFHNFVKIFTNNSMVALLTFISGLFFGLGPWLIMAFNGFVVGLVVLAVHRMGGMPMGQILLGLVPHGVVEIPAIALAGVAGIVWYREIISGEGEGGERFRRGAVKGLKLFALSVLFLFVAALIEAYVTPRVAGL, encoded by the coding sequence ATGGACGTGCTCGATGTGAAAGTTCCGAAGAGAACCATGGGGCACCTGCTGCTGGTGTTCATTCTCTCGGCCCTCGGAGGATACTGGGCCGGGGCCGCCAGTCCGGACACGGCCCTCGAGGCAGTTCGCAGGATAATCGAGCAGATCGGGCCTATCTCTGACTCCAGCTTCCACAACTTCGTCAAGATATTCACCAACAACTCTATGGTGGCGCTCCTCACCTTCATATCGGGCCTTTTCTTCGGTCTCGGTCCGTGGCTTATAATGGCCTTCAACGGCTTCGTCGTTGGACTGGTGGTACTTGCGGTTCACAGGATGGGTGGGATGCCGATGGGACAGATACTCCTCGGCTTGGTGCCCCACGGTGTCGTCGAGATACCCGCGATAGCCCTCGCCGGCGTCGCCGGTATCGTCTGGTACAGGGAGATAATCTCAGGAGAAGGCGAGGGGGGAGAAAGGTTCAGAAGGGGGGCAGTTAAGGGCCTGAAGCTTTTTGCCCTGTCAGTTCTGTTCCTTTTCGTCGCGGCCCTCATTGAGGCCTACGTAACCCCCAGGGTTGCGGGCCTCTGA
- a CDS encoding lipoate protein ligase C-terminal domain-containing protein, with protein sequence MKHHVGEHKAKKGLIRIEFDERDGRVEHVRITGDFFMHPEEAVHELEQKLEGHGIDELESLMDEFFAMRMDIEMPYVNIEDFKIALKNALKE encoded by the coding sequence ATGAAACACCATGTGGGCGAGCACAAGGCGAAGAAGGGACTCATAAGGATAGAGTTTGATGAGAGGGACGGCAGGGTCGAGCACGTCAGGATCACGGGAGATTTCTTCATGCATCCCGAGGAGGCGGTCCATGAGCTGGAGCAAAAGCTCGAGGGGCACGGGATCGACGAGCTGGAATCTCTGATGGACGAGTTCTTTGCTATGAGGATGGACATTGAGATGCCCTACGTAAACATAGAGGACTTCAAAATCGCCCTCAAAAACGCGCTGAAGGAGTGA
- a CDS encoding arginine--tRNA ligase → MGYGEVKEKMKLILQETLEDMLKEAGKEWSGEITFDDTPNIELGDFGTAVSFQLARVFRKAPKLIAEELAERLGGKLPEEISEVRAVNGYINFYLNYGTFGRELVREILEKKNAYGESALGEGKKVIVEHTSVNPTKPLHMGHARNSVLGDTMARIMRKLGYTVEVQNYIDDLGVQFAQVLWGYLNLKEEFDRIEAEMREKGLKEDFIDHVMGLLYVEVNRRIEENPDVDGEVRELMKKLEEGDNEIAEIGRKLAERVVRAQMLTTSRMKINYDLLSWESDIMRSGIFDEAYKLIEANENFFWAEEGKYKGAFVMDLRKLFPDMKNPFLVLKRSDGTATYTGKDIAYHLWKFGKVSADMLYRPWENEEHETWTTAPDGRAMPGKFGKADVVINVIGAEQKHPQMAIKYALQLLGFEDSAGNFHHLAYEHVVREEGKFSGRKGTWVGFTVDEVLNEAVQRARALVEEKNPRLSGEEKEHIAEAVGVGAVRYNLVKYSPDKVITFRWDDVLNFEGDSAPYVQYAHARCASILRKAADGGIETDWEVLMEKADFSRLTNREKELVKLLAKFPEVVEGAGRDVKPHLIPWYANELASLFNKFYMDHPVLKAEEGIVEERLLLVLAVKQVLSNALELLGIEAPEKM, encoded by the coding sequence ATGGGATACGGCGAAGTTAAGGAGAAAATGAAGCTCATCCTTCAGGAAACCCTTGAGGACATGCTGAAAGAGGCTGGGAAGGAATGGAGCGGGGAGATAACGTTTGATGACACCCCGAACATCGAGCTCGGCGACTTCGGAACGGCGGTCTCATTTCAGCTTGCCAGGGTCTTCAGGAAGGCGCCGAAGCTCATAGCCGAGGAGCTTGCGGAGAGGCTCGGTGGGAAGCTCCCCGAGGAAATCTCAGAGGTCAGGGCGGTCAACGGCTACATCAACTTCTACCTGAACTACGGCACCTTCGGACGCGAACTCGTCCGCGAGATACTTGAGAAGAAAAACGCATACGGCGAGAGCGCGCTTGGGGAAGGGAAGAAGGTCATCGTCGAGCACACTTCCGTGAACCCGACTAAGCCGCTCCACATGGGGCACGCCAGGAACTCGGTTCTCGGCGATACCATGGCAAGGATAATGCGGAAGCTCGGCTACACCGTCGAGGTTCAGAACTACATAGACGACCTCGGCGTCCAGTTTGCCCAGGTTCTCTGGGGCTACCTGAACCTCAAAGAGGAATTCGACAGGATCGAGGCGGAGATGAGGGAAAAGGGCCTCAAGGAGGACTTCATTGACCACGTAATGGGGCTCCTCTACGTCGAGGTTAACAGGCGCATAGAGGAGAACCCCGATGTTGATGGGGAAGTTCGTGAGCTGATGAAGAAGCTCGAGGAGGGGGACAACGAAATAGCGGAAATCGGCAGAAAGCTCGCGGAGAGGGTTGTCAGGGCGCAGATGCTCACTACCAGCCGCATGAAGATAAACTACGACCTCCTCAGCTGGGAGAGCGACATAATGCGGAGCGGAATCTTCGATGAGGCCTACAAGCTCATCGAGGCCAACGAGAACTTCTTCTGGGCGGAGGAAGGCAAGTACAAAGGAGCCTTCGTGATGGACCTCAGAAAGCTCTTTCCGGACATGAAGAACCCCTTCCTTGTCCTCAAGAGGAGCGACGGAACCGCTACATACACCGGAAAGGACATAGCCTATCACCTCTGGAAGTTCGGAAAGGTCAGTGCTGATATGCTCTACAGGCCGTGGGAGAACGAAGAGCACGAGACCTGGACGACCGCCCCCGATGGGAGAGCGATGCCCGGAAAGTTCGGAAAAGCCGATGTGGTCATCAACGTCATCGGCGCCGAGCAGAAGCACCCCCAGATGGCCATCAAGTACGCCCTTCAGCTTCTCGGCTTTGAGGACTCTGCAGGGAACTTCCACCACCTTGCTTATGAACACGTTGTCCGCGAGGAGGGTAAGTTCTCGGGCAGGAAGGGAACCTGGGTCGGCTTCACGGTTGATGAGGTTCTCAACGAGGCAGTTCAGCGTGCCAGGGCCCTCGTGGAGGAGAAGAACCCCCGCCTGAGCGGGGAGGAGAAGGAGCACATAGCCGAAGCCGTTGGAGTCGGCGCCGTCCGCTACAACCTCGTTAAGTACAGCCCGGACAAGGTGATAACCTTCCGCTGGGACGATGTTCTCAACTTCGAGGGAGACAGCGCCCCCTACGTCCAGTACGCCCACGCCAGGTGTGCGTCCATCCTCAGAAAGGCCGCGGACGGTGGCATCGAGACCGACTGGGAGGTCCTCATGGAGAAGGCAGACTTCTCGAGGCTCACCAACAGGGAAAAGGAACTGGTAAAGCTCCTCGCAAAGTTCCCCGAGGTCGTGGAGGGGGCAGGCAGGGACGTCAAGCCCCACCTCATCCCGTGGTACGCCAACGAGCTCGCCTCGCTCTTCAACAAGTTCTACATGGACCACCCCGTGCTCAAGGCGGAGGAGGGCATAGTGGAGGAGAGGCTGCTGTTGGTCCTAGCAGTGAAACAGGTTCTCAGCAATGCTCTTGAACTACTCGGCATAGAGGCGCCGGAGAAGATGTGA